In one window of Lynx canadensis isolate LIC74 chromosome A3, mLynCan4.pri.v2, whole genome shotgun sequence DNA:
- the GTF3C2 gene encoding general transcription factor 3C polypeptide 2, whose amino-acid sequence MDTCGVGCVALGEAGPVRNMTVVDSPGQEVLNQFDVTASSEITSAEASIEMSLPPPLPGFEDSLDESRLPPEQESFSRLEQQDLSSEMSKVSKPRASKPGRKRGGRTRKGPKRPQQPNPPSAPLVPGLLDQSSPLSAPMPKKRGRRSKAELLLLKLSKDLDQPESPPPKRPPEDFETPPGERPRRRAAQVALLYLQELAEELSTTLPAPVPRPESPKVSSPAQPNKSQPQAACQGGEEENNTARDEDFVLQVEAEDGNESEAPSEISSDPEPAVPRSTPRGSTSGKQKPHCRGMAPNGLPNHIMAPVWKCLHLTKDLREQKHSYWEFAEWIPLAWKWHLLSELEAAPYLPQQEKSPLFSVQREGLPEDGTLYRINRFSSITAHPERWDVSFFTGGPLWALDWCPVPEGASASQYVALFSSPDMNETHALSQLHSGPGLLQLWGLGTLQQESCPGNRAHFVYGIACDHGCIWDLKFCPSGAWELPGTPRKAPLLPRLGLLALACSDGKVLLFSLPHPEALLAQQPPDAVKPAIYKVQCVATLQVGSMQASDPSECGQCLSLAWMPTRPHHHLAAGYYNGMVVFWNLPTSSPLQRIRLSDGSLKLYPFQCFLAHDQAVRALQWCKANSHFLVSAGSDRKIKFWDLRRPYEPINSIKRFLSTELAWLLPYNGVTVAQDNCYASYGLCGIHYIDAGYLGFKAYFTAPRKGTVWSLSGSDWLGTIAAGDISGELIAAILPDMALNPINVKRPVERRFPIYKADLMPYQDSPEGRDRSASSEAPNPPKARTYAETVSHHYLLFQDTDLGSFHDLLHREPMLRMQEGEGHSQLCLDRLQLEAIHKVRFSPNLDSYGWLVSGGQSGLVRIHFVRGLTSPLGHRMQLESRAHFTAMFQPSSPIKGPGFPPTSHRLLPSP is encoded by the exons ATGGATACCTGCGGGGTCGGCTGTGTTGCCCTGGGGGAGGCCGGCCCCGTGAGGAACATGACTGTGGTAGACTCTCCTGGACAAGAGGTGCTAAACCAGTTTGATGTCACGGCCTCTTCAGAAATAACCAGTGCTGAGGCTTCCATAGAGATGTCTTTACCTCCACCTTTGCCTGGATTTGAGGATTCTCTTGATGAGAGCAGGCTCCCTCCAGAACAAGAAAGCTTCTCCAGACTTGAACAGCAAG ATCTTTCTTCAGAGATGTCAAAGGTCTCAAAACCTAGGGCCTCAAAGCCTGGCCGGAAGAGAGGTGGTAGGACACGGAAAGGCCCCAAAAGGCCCCAACAACCTAATCCTCCGTCAGCCCCTCTGGTTCCTGGTCTCTTAGATCAATCCAGCCCTCTATCTGCCCCCATGCCTAAGAAACGAGGTCGAAGGTCCAAGGCAGAGCTGCTACTGCTGAAGTTGTCCAAAGACCTAGATCAGCCAGAGTCTCCACCTCCAAAGAGGCCCCCTGAGGACTTTGAGACCCCTCCTGGGGAACGACCCCGCCGAAGGGCTGCCCAAGT GGCACTTCTGTACCTTCAGGAACTGGCTGAAGAGCTCTCAACAACCCTGCCTGCTCCAGTGCCCCGTCCCGAGAGCCCCAAAGTGAGCAGCCCTGCCCAACCAAATAAAAGCCAGCCACAGGCAGCCTGTCaaggtggagaggaagagaataacACTGCACGGGATGAAGACTTTGTTCTCCAGGTTGAGGCTGAAGATGGAAATGAAAGCGAGGCTCCAAGCGAGATCTCATCTGACCCTGAGCCTGCGGTGCCTCGGAGCACCCCACGAGGATCCACTTCCGGG AAACAGAAGCCACACTGCCGGGGAATGGCTCCCAATGGCTTACCAAATCACATCATGGCTCCAGTTTGGAAGTGCCTCCATCTCACCAAGGACCT CCGAGAACAGAAGCACTCGTACTGGGAGTTTGCAGAGTGGATTCCATTAGCCTGGAAGTGGCACTTGTTGTCTGAACT TGAGGCGGCGCCCTACCTGCCCCAGCAGGAGAAGTCTCCACTGTTCTCTGTACAGCGTGAAGGACTTCCTGAAGATGGCACACTCTACCGAATAAACAG ATTTAGCTCGATCACAGCACACCCAGAGCGCTGGGATGTGTCCTTCTTCACAGGGGGACCCCTCTGGGCTCTGGATTGGTGCCCAGTGCCAGAGGGGGCATCAGCTTCGCAGTATGTGGCCCTTTTCTCCAGCCCTGACATGAATGAGACACATGCACTGAGCCAGCTTCATTCGGGTCCCGGGCTGCTCCAACTCTGGGGCCTCGGGACCTTGCAGCAAGAAAGCTg TCCTGGCAACAGGGCCCACTTTGTCTATGGGATTGCTTGTGACCATGGCTGCATCTGGGACCTCAAGTTCTGCCCCAGTGGAGCATGGGAACTTCCAGGCACCCCTCGGAAG GCTCCTCTTCTGCCCCGATTGGGCCTCTTGGCTCTTGCCTGCTCAGATGGGAAGGTGCTGCTGTTCAGTCTGCCCCATCCGGAGGCCCTGCTGGCTCAACAGCCCCCAG ATGCAGTGAAGCCCGCCATCTATAAG GTACAATGTGTGGCGACCCTTCAGGTGGGGTCTATGCAAGCTTCGGACCCCTCTGAGTGTGGTCAGTGCCTTAGCCTGGCCTGGATGCCCACCCGGCCCCACCACCACCTGGCTGCTGGCTACTATAatg GCATGGTGGTTTTCTGGAACCTTCCCACCAGCTCACCCCTGCAGCGGATACGGCTCTCTGACGGCTCCTTGAAACTCTACCCTTTCCAGTGTTTCCTAGCCCATGACCAGGCTGTGCGTGCCCTTCAGTGGTGCAAAGCTAACAG TCATTTCCTCGTCTCTGCGGGAAGTGACCGCAAAATCAAATTCTGGGATCTTCGACGACCTTATGAACCCATAAACTCTATCAAGCGCTTCTTGAGTACAGAGCTGGCCTGGCTGCTCCCCTACAATGGTGTCACTGTGGCTCAGGACAACTGCTATGCCTC TTATGGACTCTGTGGAATTCATTATATTGATGCTGGTTACCTTGGTTTCAAGGCCTATTTCACTGCTCCTCGAAAAGGCACTGTCTGG AGTCTTTCAGGATCCGACTGGCTTGGGACAATAGCCGCAGGAGATATATCCGGGGAGCTCATTGCAGCTATATTGCCAGACATGGCACTGAACCCAATAAATGTCAAGCGACCTGTAGAGCGAAGATTC CCTATATATAAAGCAGATCTGATGCCATATCAGGACAGCCCTGAAGGTCGAGACCGTTCTGCTTCATCGGAGGCCCCCAACCCTCCCAAGGCTCGAACTTATGCTGAAACTGTCAGCCATCACTACTTGCTCTTTCAAGACACAGATTTG GGTTCCTTCCACGATCTGCTCCACAGAGAGCCAATGCTGCGCATGCAGGAAGGAGAGGGGCATTCGCAGCTCTGCCTGGACAGGCTGCAGCTGGAGGCTATCCACAAG GTCCGCTTCAGCCCAAACCTGGATTCCTATGGATGGCTGGTATCTGGGGGACAGTCAGGGCTGGTTCGGATCCATTTTGTCCGTGGACTCACCTCACCACTGGGCCACCGTATGCAGCTTGAAAGCCGAGCCCACTTCACTGCTATGTTCCAGCCGTCCTCCCCTATTAAAGGGCCCGGCTTCCCTCCAACTAGCCATCGCCTTCTGCCCAGTCCCTAG